TTTTCATAGAAATTTTCACTTGAAATTTGTCACATACAAAACACATACGCAATTTTTCACTACAAAATCTTAAaaggtttaatgcaatttactcttctgtgatattacaaatgagcaaattacccccttataaaaaaaatagtgatttacccccttatattttctaaaatgaagcaatttaccctcctgtctagggaggtaaatttcttaattttaaaaaacacagggaGTAACttgctgcattttaaaaactataagggggtaaattatattttttttatatgagagtaatttgcacatttgcaatatcacagtggactaaattacaattttttcccATCTTAAATtggctctttttttttttttttctaggaatatacatgtttttacaataaaaaataaaattcaacttaaAATTTAACCAATTCATGAGGGAGTTTCTACAAATTAGGAGAATTCTCGCACATGTATATGTTGTATGCGACCATTTTTTCGTAAAAAAATTCCATTAAGAAGTGGTTTGAGAAGGtaatttgcaaaattgataTAGATGGTAtgacatgaaaaaaataataataatacaaataacagAATACAgaataatcataatttgaatgataaaatatttcttaccCTATAAAATTTGATCTAATAGGAAATTTTATTTCTGATATGCTGTTGAGATTGTAATGAATAAGTTTTATAATAGTCTTTCGACTAATTTTAgcacaataaaattttgtaatagtgAAATTTTCTTGAGTGgagaaatcataataaatttagcacAATCTAATCTTTTACTCTTCGAAAATTTAAGTAGCGAGTCTAGGTGGAGTAGTGGAGACAAAGATAAACATTGAAGACGTCCACCAAATTAAGTGTGTAGAATCTTCTTCTCTCACATCAATTATATGTCAatgactttttaaatattttattatatgagtctatgtatatttataatatatattattataaaaaaaaattgtactattattgaatatttatatttatttatttttatttaaaagaaaaaattagaataataattttaatattttttaataatctgacaattaaattttttttttctctcaacaCACTGTACCACGTTTCTCTCTTCCttatttatccaatttttttccccttacaagctttcatattttcaataaacccataattataatttattttctctcacatcccacacatttattttttcttctctcctcatattatgtttatcttttttttcacAGTATGGCAATTCCTTTTTATATGCTTGTAGAATTGCGTGGATCAACgactaaatattatataattgatcatcATTCATACTTATCTTTTTCCTTCAATCATGCCCCAAGCTTTTACCTTTTCCAAGTTTCATATGGACAATGGTGgattaatattgtaataatatagtTTTGTTCGTACAtcaaatattgttaaaaataaaaataatattgttctTACAtcaaatattgttaaaaatgaaaacaatattgttcatatatcaaatattttatattctcggaaagtaattaattagattttataaacttatgaTATCTATATGCACATACGTAGACTTGACCAAATAACTTTATGATATCTATATGcatatacacataaatatcctattatttaaaatttttaaaatttaaaattatttaaataaattcaaaaaattcattatcaGGAATATGTCACTTgagcaaattaattatttctatttgtaAAACTCCTGTCGAAATAGGTTTATGGGCTATTTCTAATCGAACTGAGATTTGAGAAACTAATACTCCAGTGATTTTTACTTATTACACAAAACTATTTTTTGACCAGAAGATAGCATGATCCAAAATTGTTACTGACAATGTCATCAAGCACTAACAACAATGATGGGGACAATATTCCCTTAATTACTTTATGTTGTAATTGAAATATGAGACAATTTTGACAGCATGCATAAAGAGGACAATcaaaatagaattataatGAGTGGAGACAAAAGTATTGGAGATATCCACCAAATTCTGCAACACCTTCTctttcatcaattatatagCTATggctttttatatttttttatgggtttGAATTAGGTAGACtatgttttgtaaaattataaatatattattttaaggaATGTTAGTTTAATGTATTTTAGagaatgtatgtataaattttcgtTATTGAATAGGAGTAAtcattgtaattacaaatacaacatcaaaaagtataattataattttacaaaaaaagaaaaaaaatatttatgtatttaaatccGATCTCAGAAGGTCTCAATGCATTTACCCTTATATTATTGCATCTTTATATCATTTCATTGACACTTATCTTTTCCATCCAATCATACTTGAAGCTTTACTTTTCTGTGTTTCGTATGAACAATGTATACTAtggaaaatcaaatattttcttattttatttgtataataaatattgttgagGTTCTAATTTAACCATATATGATCGTTTTTGTGTttcatatttcaaattcttgaaataaatattattgtttaagatttgtgttttatttaataaataaatctatttaagaaaaaaggatCTTTTCGTAGCTAGAGTTTGTATTTTAGGATCGATCGATGGAGggtacaaataatattatttacaaaatagacttcgaataaataaaaatttggtgtCGTATGCATCTGAcactttcttttattctttttcttgtgatgGCTCACAAAGGCAACGTGCTGGTTTGTGTAATCACAGatgtatataatatgataCTTAGTGAAAATACCACATTTTCACAATCACGAACAACTCCAATTCATCACAACCATAATCTTAATAATTGGAggaataattcttttattgtcactaattcaaatataaatacatgcaTAGTGATAAATTTTAGCCCATATGATGGTAAGCCGTTTATACAATCATTATATTGTCATGGTAcatgtttattaatttataatattatgacaacttgaaattaatttttgccactataaattaaaattgtaagaaCCATTATTGCAGACAAACCTATTATATATGATCATGTGTTATTGCGATAGTtctattttttccatttaatttttattttgttgtaatgATGCTTTTTAAGTCTTAAGATGATGagtctcaatattttttgtgaccTTAATGAGATAAGCGATAAACACGATTGGATCTTCAATATCCTCGTGCAGTTTCTCGTACTCTAGAACCCAGGTCACCAAATTAATTTCGCCCTTTGTGTCCACATGAATTCTGATGACAAAGCTCTTATAGTGTTCGAGCAGATCTCCTTCGATCACTTTCaatattattgacttattttcCTCGTCGATGGCTTCAACTATCTCCTTTGCGATCTTCTGTTTCCCATCTGTATATTTTGTAGGACTCTTGAGTTAAATcagaaaataattgtatatctaaacttaaataaaatcagatcataattttattctagCATGAATTCCAAGACTGTCTAATCATTTACATGTTTTAATTCGGCCGCTCCATTATATTAGAAGTATTAACAGCCAATAAAATaagtcatatttaaaatttaaaagataccaatattatttgaacacataaaattatatgtttatatagTATTGtcatttttatccattttaccACGTAAGTATATGCAAAAATCCTATTTCTAATGTAGAACGCAAGagtatttctcaaataaatgatgaggtaaaaccatcaaatttttcattgttttaaactatataataatcaattcactcaatatttttatctttttaagcTCATTATAAGTAGTATTTGTTTTAAGTGAAGCCCAACACGTAaaacttttctttatataaatagatagcattgaaatttaaattgggATTACATGCATATGATATAATTCATGCtaccaaaattcaaaataagcaaccatatatatgatggatatatatatatatatatgtatttatatacttaGAATACACACCATCAGTGTAACTCCAACAAATAATAGATCCTACAGTTCCCCAATCTCCTTCATGAAGACCACAACCATGCACCAGATCGGGGCTCATGCCTGATATATGGTGCGGAGTGTGCCTGAACACTTGATGAAACAAGTCTCCATCTGATTTTATCTCAACTTGTGCAGTTAATTTGCCTAATAAACCCATCTTCCGTTTTTAGTCGTGGAAGTAAGAAACAATAGAAAAACACAGAGACTAATGTAAGAGTTATGCAGTTGAATTGGGCAATGCACACAAGTTGCATGGGAAAATTACTTAACATTGAGGTCTTATTTATAGTTGAGGCATAGTGATGCAGTTTTATTTAGTAAACTTTTGTGGTCTATAGTTATTAGTTTTTCGTGGTCCATCATTTAATTGATATGTGGCACTATGCAATGAATATAACTTTAAGATATGTAGGCTATGATGTGGTTAGGACTTTTAACTAgtgttttaaaattcaattcggATCGTCCGATCGAACTTCCCAAATCGCTATTCAAGCTAGAAAATGGGTTGGGTGAAAGGCAAAAATCGGTGAAAGTAAAAAATCGTGTTTTTTTAGAGAACCAGCCGACCCAGCAGTCGAACCGCCAAACCAATCGACCCGCTTCTGGGTCATGCAAACCGGGCGGGTCTTGAcctgttttaaaaataggcttaaatcctaattttcttcCCCTTTCTTCATTTTGGGTGTGACTtgacttttattatttaaatattttgtattgtttttaTACTACATTTGTTGTATTAGGttattatatatctattttgtgttatttaattataagcatatattattaaaaatattaattgttaagagaaaaatatttaaaagacaaaatttttaagtatatttatattatttaattattaaagttattttttataattatctattacatatatatggcGTCATCGATTCGACTATGATTGGACCAACGATTAAACCAGTGATCCGTAACCCActgaattttttgatttgatgATCGGTCcgagttttaaaatattgctTCCAACCATGTATTACTCTAATACGTTTATTGAGCAAACTTTTTGaagtcaaatataaattaattattttacaatattatcCTATCAAAACTGGTGGAGAATTAGAAATTTTGAGAAGTTACATAAagttatgtatattttaaaaaacaatattgtgtttgaatataaaaagaattagagCAACAAAATTGATACTTATAAtactcttttataattaaaaaaaattattgacgTTATCGTATAAATTGGATCGCAATTAACCACCATactcataaataaatacattgtTCTACCACTCCATTTTctccataatttttcaatttttatttataatcatattgttttcatatattgaaaaattatgtagaTATACATCATGCaaatttgcaaatttttctaattgatTACTTGTAATTAGTATAGTAGGTTTTATCTAAGCAAGACGTTATCAAAGCGAAAATTAAGCTCTTCATCTTTAAAACATACTATCAAAGCGAAAATTTAAGTTCTAATTTAGTCGTTGGTGTAAATCACTAtcaaaaagagagagaaacaaaaaaaaaggaagaaaaagaaggttATTCCTACATTATAAATCATCgcaacttaaaaataaaaaataaaaaatcaatactatctatcatggtcaaataaatttgatgtgaAAACTTAACTTTTTTCacttattaatcaatattcgccatgatttatagaaaaatatttgtcacaGTTTTTAGCTGCCACTAATGTTTGGGCCTCTCTTGTAGAAAAAATGGCTGATAAGCGTTACATAGCCATAATTGATTAGTATTcactttgattttaatttttaatcatgaaaattaacaataacaaaaagtcataatttttctattgagCCGAAACAATATCCtacaaataacataattatccCACTGAACCAAAACTCTGAAATTATCTCTTGTCAATAAGGTGCGATTACCGCTACAAAGACTCTtaactttcaaattttgaactcatttacctttatatatagtatgttTAATCTCTTAAAAAGGCATTTTGTTAACAGAAGAGATTCCTTTCTTATTTTCCACATAATCAATGGAGATAACTTGAAATCAACTGTCTCATAATATTGTTTCATTCGCATATATTTCGATCAAGCCATACCATTATACATGCTGTTTATACGCTTTGATTAGCCAACTTGTTATCACAGTATGTTATATATAAGGTGCATATGAAAGcctacaaataatattttctaattaactTCAACGCCTTTCTATATCtccaatttctcaaaatactttGTGAATGCCCTCTCGAATAATAGTTTAAAACGAAAAATATTCTACATTAGATAGATTGAAACCTAGACATTATAcaagaattttatattatattaatatatataaaaaataataatcacagTCGTTGATTTTGAAGCTATTGGTATAGCTCTAGTAAATAATAGATCATACAAATTCCCAATTTCCTTGATGAAGATCTAGCCATGTAATATATCGAAGCTCGATCCTAATTTTTCATAGAGATCATTAAGTGTTACACCTCCAAAGGTCAAAATTTGCATTAAATTACATAGAAAAGATATTTCCTCCGCCACAGGTTACACCTCCAAAGGTCAAAATTTGCATTAAGTTACATAGACAAGATATTTCCTCCGCCACAGggcaaattaaataaatcgaaATCATTCAAATAGCACATTTTTAAAAGTTCGACTTGATTTTCCATGCAAGTGATTAACAATTGGTATAAAAGCACAACTATTAGTATTACTTATtgtatatacaaataaataatttattattttattaaagaattctaatatatatattgcaataaattaataaatgtatttatttatgcagtttaaaaataattaaatagtatttcaattagtcaaatttttggactaaaaagcAATTAAACCTATAAAAAGTTCCATATTTGACGGCCttgcatatttttatactCTAATTGAACTTATACTGTTAGAAGATGTACATAagggaaaatattttaaatttaattttagaacaAATTAGTACTTGCAAgtaccaaaaaaaagttaagaaGCGTGTTTAATTGCAATGCtggtcaaaataattaaatattgttctATTTAGTCAAGTTTATGGACATAAAAACCATAGAAATTTGTAAAAGATCCTACTCGTTGATGGCCCGCTGTATACCAGAAGAAATGCAACTTTTCATTATAGttagtattaaaaatataaattatggtGGGCACTATGCAATAACTATTGCAAGTAAGGCCAAAATATTggctataattaaaattgtggCTAATGTTTTAATTATAGGTAAAATCTGCCTAACGATTGTTAATTAGCtgtgattaaaataaaatttaaactttcgCATCGATTTTAGATAATACTGATTtgctacaatttttaaatcgtAGTGATTTATAGTTCAGAGAataatccaattttttatagttataaCTTACCTCATTTATTCCTCAGCCTCTAATCttctaaaagaattattttgtgaaagaTCTAATGAAGAGAAACATATTAAATTCTGATTATTTTCATAACTCGAATCCCATTATTGCATATATATGAAGCATATGCaacagtaaaatatattttttatgatgatcatACAATTCCAACTTAAATTCGTGTATGTTAGAAGCCAATAGCAAAAAActgaaatcaacttaattatcgaatttttgaagaaaaattcgATTCAATATTTAATCAGTACAAACTGAAATTTCAGTTCAATCTGTTCCGATTGATAAACCAAATAGTGCATACCCCTACCCCGCAATATATAATCATAACTTCCGCGTTCATTATTCTTTCACCTTTGTAATCTTGTCCTTTCACTCTTTCTTCATGttgtaaaagataaaatacatCCAcactctttaaatttattttaattataaatatatttttattaaattgaatactCTTGACGTTTAAGTGTTCTGCTTACATATAACCCTACCAATAGAGTTCCATTACATTTAACATGTGGTGCTCCTAAAATTTTGACTtcaatttgatcatttttggtccaaaatgctattttgacgaaatcataatattttaaaaaattgacggagttaaaattttatgatttattatgctttatgtttaaatattttttggactaaattaGCAGTTGTGGATATTTACAATATCTagatattcatatttttatctaaagtCTTTTCTTGCAATTTTGACATGGCTTTTGAATGAAGCACTTCATGTTATCATAAAAATAGGTtgagatatataaaaattaaaaaaaaatataaggaacATGAATGTTAatgaaaatcattattatgatttttaaaataattaataaatatatcctaGTAAATTATTCTATATGTGTCCCTCATATGAGAAACTTTATTCGAACACATATACTTGGCTAAATATATCACTGCCAAGTCAAACTATTAGACTACAGTACATCctcgatttatttaatttgccCTATATCAAAGGAGATATTATGCGATTTAATGCAATCTTGATCTTCAGTGCTGCAAtgtttaatgatttgtactaagaatttgattaaatacaaattggcaattgataaatcaaaataatgaaatgttgttataaagaataaaacttaagaaaaaaaagatcatAAAAAGTTGAGTAAGTGtagtttcaaattttattaaatgaccGTCCCATTTAAAAATCTAATTGTTAGAGAAGAAActtttttagtattaatatCTTAACGCTCGTCCGTGCAAGCAATGCATGTGAAACtctggatttttttttttttttcaaatccaaTTCCTCTTGTTTGGCCTAACTTTAATATCATGTCAACCGGCCACTTCAGCTACAAAAACTTAAACTGATAgagaaaaaattcatttaatattaatatcgtAATAATGTGCCATGCAACCTTCTCTGTGGGAAGACAATAGacacaagaagaaatttaacatttaCCACAGTTAACTctgatgataaaaataaataatcatagtaAATAGTCATTCATTGGCCACGGTCACGCAATGATTGAAAGCAGTGGTTTTTACAAGTTTGactaaaacatttgtcatggctaaa
The window above is part of the Sesamum indicum cultivar Zhongzhi No. 13 linkage group LG2, S_indicum_v1.0, whole genome shotgun sequence genome. Proteins encoded here:
- the LOC105156321 gene encoding kirola-like, with product MGLLGKLTAQVEIKSDGDLFHQVFRHTPHHISGMSPDLVHGCGLHEGDWGTVGSIICWSYTDDGKQKIAKEIVEAIDEENKSIILKVIEGDLLEHYKSFVIRIHVDTKGEINLVTWVLEYEKLHEDIEDPIVFIAYLIKVTKNIETHHLKT